The Eublepharis macularius isolate TG4126 chromosome 7, MPM_Emac_v1.0, whole genome shotgun sequence sequence GCTAGGGGTTTAGACACTTGGCAGCGTCCAAAGTCCTGACGGTTTtgttctcagcttcactgacacactcaacccACCCTCGCCACATTAAGGTGTGTCTCTAAGAGGatacctcctacctgatccttttacctgcTTGGGATtggatctgggaccttctgcaggtgctctaccactgagccacagcctctccccaatCCCAAATTTCTGGCTCAGGCCCTAATTATGGCTTCCTCTTTTGCCTGCATGAATTCTTTGCAAGCATCCCATTCCCAAAGCCATCTTGGATCCCACGAAAAGCAAACCAAGTGCCTTCAAGGCAGGAGGTGCGAGACCCTTTGCTTTTAGCAGCTTGGCTGTCTCATAGGgacagcttactggatcgggggaactctgttgacgtgatttatctggatttcagtaaagcttttgataaggtcccccatgacattctgatgggcaaactggaagactgtggagtagactataggacagttcggtggatagggaactggttggaggaccgcactcaaagagtggtggtcaacggcgtttcatcagattggagggaggtggccagtggggtgctgcagggctcggttttgggcccagtacttttcaatatttttatcaacgatctggatgaaggagtggaagggctgctcattaaatttgctgatgataccaaattgggaggagtagcaaacacccaagtagaaagaattaaaattcaacaagacctgaatactctggagaagtgggcagctgtgaataggatgcaattcaacaaagacaagtgcacagtattacatctgggccacaaaaatgagaagcacaaatactggatgggggatacacttctgggcagtagtatatgtgaaagggatcttggggtaagagtggactgtaaactgaatacgagcagtcagtgtgatgcagtggcaaaaaaggctaattcaatcctgggttgtatcaaaggggccatagcatcgaaatcgcaggaggtcatagcccctctctatactgccttggtcaggccacacctggagtattgtgtgcagttctggaggcctcacttcaaaaaggatgtggacaaaatcgagagggtgcagaggagagcgacaagaatgatcaggggtctggagactgagccctatgaggaaaggctgagggccttgggaatgtttagtttggagaagaggaagctgaggggggacatgattgctctctttaaatatttgaaaggctgtcatttggaggagggcagggggctgttccagttggcagcagagggtaggacgcgaagcaatgggcttaaattacatgcacaaaggtaccggctggatattaggaaaaactttttcacggtcagagtagttcaaaagtggaatcagctgcctagggaggtggtgagctccccctcacgggcagttttcaagaagaggctggatgaatacttgtcagagatgctttaggctgatcctgcactgggcagggggttggactagatggtctgtatggccccttccaactctatgattctatgattctgttcaCTCAATGATCCTACTGCTTGTTGATAATTGATTGTACCTCTGGTTGGGTGGGCTGTTGCCCTGTTTTGTCTTAGGTTTGGTTTTCCTGGAGTGGCCTCTTTTTGTCTTTGCATTCTTGGGTGCTGATACCAGGTTTAAAGTCTTCAGGTAAGCAAGTTGCCATGTCACAAATAGGCCCGAGTGGGTTCTGAATGGTGTCAGCAGGAAATAGTGCTCCTAAACATGCCCAGATGCACTTAGTAAGATATAGCCTGCTCCGTGGTAGAGGAGGTTGCCTTCACATGAACTCACGAAGCTGctttatgctgagtcagacccttgacccatcaaggtcggtattgtctactcaggctggaagcagctctcccagtggtggactagatggtctgtatggccccttccaactctatgattctatgatagggCTCTGGGCATCTCTTCATCCCGTCCACCACGATAGCAGGTTAAGCCCTTGAAGTGCATCATCCACacaagcaacaacaacatttctcaTTGCTCCAAGAAGCCACGGAGAACCAAAACTTCAGGCCAGACGGAAAGAcacgcctgccccccccccccccgcaaaatcCCAGACGCTTCCCAAACTTACAGAAAGCCAATCGAACAAATCATCTCCAGGATTTTTCTTCTTCATGAATAACTGCAGGTTCTTGAACACCTACAATGATCAAGAAGAAAACTTTTGAAGCAAAGAATACTGATCCAGACAGCATGCAGGCAAAGACCTCTGGAGCAGTTCTGGAATAACCAGGAAAGACTCTGGGCCACTTTCACTGCTGGGAGCTTGGCCTGAATCAAAGGCCCACAGGCCAAGTAAAGGAGAGTCGGTACAATGGCTAAACTGTGAGAGCTGGTAGTAGCAcggtggttagagtatcagactagcaCCTAGGAAGCCTGAATTTAAATCCCTGTTGTgccttgaagctcactgggtaacactgggccagtcactctctctcagcctacctcacagggttgtttgttAGCACAGACTAGGCAAGACAAAACCACTTGGAGCACCAAGGAAGGGTGGGACAAAACATCATGcatatccccagggcttttttcggggggaacgcggtggaacggagttctggaacctcttgagaatggtcacatggctggtggccccgccccctgatctccagacagaggggagttcagcagcgtggaggacaatctaaactcccctctgtctggagatcagggggtggggccaccagccatgtgaccattttcttcgagggcaacccactgagctccaccacctcctttcccagaaaaagagccctgcatATCCCAAAATTTTATGGACTGGGTATGGTGCtgaagagagccctcaagtcagagttgacttatggcgacccctggtggcctgcctctgcaactttggtcttccCTGGACGTCTCCcttccaatcactaaccaaggctgaccctgcttagcttctgagatctgacgagatcaggctcacctgggctatccaggtcaggacatggaCTgggtataaaatttaaaaaattgggggggggggggggattctgtaATTGGAAAAGGGAACTTAATTCCTTCTATACCCAAGATCATCATTTCAGAGATCAGGAAGAGAGGAGATTGTCACAGTAGGGACTCATGAGTCATGACTTCAGGccaaaagggaggaagaggaacaaGGACAGCCGAGAGACGCAGCTCCAGGAGTTTTGACGGCACATTTGTGATAGCCCCTCCAGAAACTGCCAAATGGCCATTCCGTCATAACTTATTTATAAATATGAACCATGAAAAATAAACGTGTTCACTGTcatctgactgggggggggggcagagaaagtAGCAAAAAGCAGAGAACTTTATAAGTGAGTTTCACTTCAGAAACAAAACGAAATTGAGAACGACGACCTTAGAGAATTTTCCTATTTTGCCTCCCGTCCCCGGAATCCCACTTCCCCAAGGATGCTGCCTGTGCCGTTGATGGACTCGGATGGCTCCGCAGGGATGTCGCCCTCACCTGCTTCTCCACAGGCACCTTGTTATAATAGCGGATGGAATCCTTTCCCAGGAAATCAAACTCCACGACGTTCTCCTTCCCGTCCAGGTGAGGGTGCAGCGAGATGTGCTCGACCCGGAGAGAGCAGCAGCCCACCGTGTCCGCCgtctccccttcctccttttcatTCCCGGCTCTCAGGGCCAGCTGGAAAGGGAAACGGAAGGAGGAGTCAGCCGAAACCGCGCCACCCAAACCACTCCATGATAAACATGCACAGGCGAGAGTTGCCTCACTGCAACAGCCGGAACGTTTATCTGTAGGCCATGCAACAACTAGCATGGTGTTGCGATTACAGTGACAAACCAAGAGctagaagacccaagttcaagtccccactcagctataaagctcactgggtggccttagtCTACTCACCCattctcagcccagcctacctcacaaggttactGCACAGATAACTTGGGAAAGAGAaacctctgagctccttggagttcgggtgggataaaaatgtactaaacagATAGATACGGCAGGAAGTCGttattcatattaattttgtattagaatactcttttatttttaagaacgtttatgtacttttaaattatttgcctgTCTGATGGAATTTAACCGATGGTCAACAAAAATGCCCTTACAGGTGTGAAAAAATTTATAttacagcactggaaagacaaaagctctTTTTCcaaaactcattggattgaggactttataaactctaatctgaagagccaagTTCGAGTCcccactccgcttgaagccagctgggtgaccttggatcggtcacagcttctcggagctctctcagcctcacccacctcacagggtgattgttgtgaggataataacaacacactttgtaaactgctcttgagtgggcgttaagttgtcctgaagggtgatatataaatcaaatgttatttttattatatagATGACACTTGCGTacagacttatttttagatatttggagaccttttataaAAGCTTATGTACAGATTCATTAGCATTATTTTGGGGgggtgttgtggattttccgggctgtatcgccatggtcttggcattgtagttcctgacgttttgccagcagctgggactggcatcttcagaggtatagcaccgaaaggcagagatctctcagtgtctgacagTTTTTTGACactgagatctctctgtcttttggtgctacacctctgaagatgccagccacagctgctggcgaaacgtcaggaactacaatgccaagaccacggcaatacagcccagaaaacccacaacaaccatcgttctccggccgtgaaagccttcgacaattatttgggggggggggtgttgtttcttctttcctccttttttaaactaagcacaaataaataaaaaaattagaaaaaatagATATTGCTGCCACATGGCTGCGGGATCCACGCAGCCACTCAAGGGAGAGGGCATGGCTTCAATTTGCAGGCAGagagtcccagattcagtccccagAATCGCCTCTTACAAAAAGGATCAGAGAGCAgttgatatgaaagatctctaccGGAAACGCTGGTCAGAGGCTGTcagccagagcagacaatactgaccttgctagaCCAAGACTATGAAACTTTATCCTGAGTAAGGCGCTCGGTCAGACTTGTCCACTCTGATagatagcagctctccaggaacaCAGGCTGAGATCTTCCAAATCACTTACTACCATATCccgatgctgggaattgaactcgAGACTGTCTGCATCCAAGGGCGATGATCTAACACCGAGCCACAGCCGCTCCCCAGTGTGACAGCAAGCTCTCAAGCTAGCAGCACTAGGAACATCTCCGGTTCCATTTTGGGCTACCAGGAGAAGCAATCCAGAAAGCGCTTCTTTGCCTACGGGAGTCCTGCTTAGCTGCACAGTCACTATGGGGCAAAATTCAAGGCTTTCGAGAAGCAGGAAATCACAAGCGCCGAGTGTATATTTATGGATTATGCATTCTTGCCGGTTATGGTCTCTTCATGCTGTTTTGGGGGCACCACGCTTTCCATGACTTCTTACCATGAGCATTTAGAAACTGTTTAAGGAATAGCTGGTTCAACCTCAAAGCTTAGCAAAGTGGCCCTTACCTTATCAATGAAGTAAAGTGCCACGGACCGCTGCCGTATCTTCATGTCTTTGGACTTCCAGTCTGCACGGTACTGAGATCGGATCTTGCTAACCACCCCTTTCAAGCAGCGAGCCACTTCATATTTCTGCCAGTCCTTCTCCCCCTAGAAAGAAAGGCAGAACTGTGAATCTTCCCCATGAAGTCAGTCCACCCAGCATTTCCACGTCACACAGATCTCCTTGTGAAGGTTAGCAGCAGATATCAGCAGATTCCTGTTAACTCAGGCGCACCTTTCCAGGGACAGGTGCTGCTCCCAGACAGAGAATCAGGGCCCTTGAAAAAGGAAAATGACCAGCAGCCCGAAGAGAGAAAAACATACAGCACTTTCACAGAGATCagcgatccagaggagttagccgtgttagtctgtagtggcaaaatcaaaaagagtccagtagcacctttaagactaaccaattttattgtagcataagctttcgagaatcacagttctcttcgtcagatgaatggagggccaaaagaaactggtcagatatagaggaggagaggggagggcgggttagatgcaaacagctccttttgatatgtagatgcaaacagctccttctgatatggagatcagtttgcttctgtaaaggttcagaggagttagaagtgttagtctgtagtagcaaaatcaaaaggagtccagtagcacctccaagaccaaccaattccactgcagcacaagccttcgagaatcacagctctccctgccagatgcatctgacaaagagaactgcgatcctcgaaagcccacgccaggtgccactggccaCAATGCCGTTTATAAATCAGCTCAGTATTTTAGCCAATCTAGGCTAAATTTTACGGATTTCAATTTTACTGATTTCAGCGTGCTGTTTTTTTCTGAAGCTGGTCACCATACCAAATAAAGCTGGACATGTGTCACCAAATCAAAAAAAGCACAAGAACCACAATTTTAGTAGAATAAATACATAACAGTGAGAGGCTCGTTTTCAAGTTAAGCAGCCCCCTGAGTTCTATGCAGAGGGAGTTTTCAGACGGACCTTCTCCATGGGCAAGTTCTGTCCCCACCTTCAACTTGGAACTGGGGTTCAGCATCACATATTTGAGGGCCCCCTGGATGTTCTCTGTCCACGATGCCAGCCAGGTGACAGTATTGTCACACCGAACTTCTTTCCACTTGTGCCCGGGAGGCGGCTGCGGGATCGCCGAGTCTCTGGCAAGAAAAACAAAGGAAGGGGAATAAAATGAACCTTATGAAAGGCAGGAGTACAAGAGGGATCCTTGCTCTATGCCCATGTCACTATTtgaattatgtgtgtgtgttgtgccgtTAAGTTGCccccaacctatggcgaccctatgaataaaagacttccaaaacatcctatctttaacagacttgctcagatcctgcaaactggaggacgtggcttcttttattgagtcaagccatctcgtttcaggtcttcctctgtttctactgccttccacttttcctaacattatgaacttttccagtgagccttgtcttctcatgatatgaccaaagtacgatagcctcagtttgattattttagcttctagggagaattcaggcttggtttgatctagtacccacttatttgtctttttggccatccgtggtatccgcaaaactctcctccagcaccacatttcaaaggaatccattttcttcctgtcagctttctttaccgtccaactttcacatccatacatagcaatggggagtaccatagtttggattatcttgatcttggtccccagagagacatctttatctttgaggatcttttctagcCCCTTCACAGCAGTTCTTCCAaatctcagtcttctgatttcttcattgctgtCTCCCTTTTCGTTGaggattgagccaaggaacagagtgggccgtccctttaaggacgtgtggaaatggcctccgTCCCCCCCCCATCCTATTTAGCTCTGAccttccagattagaatccccctcccccaaaaaaaccTGACACAGAGACCAAGCACACCCTTCACAGTTAAAGGTACCCACTTGCTACAGTTTATGATGACGTCTTCCGGCATTACCCTCTTCTTGAGCATCCCCATTTTCGGGTGGTTCCCACGACCTCGGAAGAGACCCGGGGGTTCTGTCTTGAAGTTGCCAATCTTCTCCCGGTGCCCATCGATTATGCAGTAGCCATATTTCTCTTGGattttctctgcctcctcttttaatttctgttgttttaaaaaatgcaggtgTTATTTTTATAATAtgtatggtatttatttatttttttcaaaagaaagacCAAGCGGTAATAAATATGGTGAACTTtatttctgctagttttaaataaGACTTCGACTGAAGGTCTCTCAACATGAGACCTCTGacatgagaacgctcaagtgcagggagacgcaatgctagccgggaagcgtagtttaatttcacttctctactcCCCAAAGGCTcaagcaaagaagaaattaataaaccctttgaggagcaatctttgccgccTCTGTAAAGAGGTAAAATCGACAAGGCCttcgactctgtctttttaaactatgcttcctagctaacattgtgtctctctacacttgagcattctcacgTTACATGTCTCATGCACAGAGACTCTGAGTTCATGGCTTGATTAAATTAGTCAGGTTAATATGATTGCCTGGATGGAGCCAACTCAGctacctataacaacaacaacaacattcgatttatataccgcccttcaggacaacttaacggccactcagagcggtttactaagtatgtcattattatccccacaacaaaacaccctgtgaggtgaaggggggctgagagagctctggaagagctgtgactgacccaaggtcacccagctggcttcaagtggaggagtagggaaatcaaacttggctctccagattagagtcccgtgctcttaaccactacaccaaactggcaatagctcttaaccactacaccaaactagctataGCTAGTTAGGGACTGCCAAACAAAGTTCTGAAGCCAGAATCTGAAGCTGGTTTTATTAACCGCAGTTTAACTATGGTTTCACGTCATGTATGAATGCAGAATCCTGACTTGATCTTTGGCAACCCCCTTCCAGACTAGAGAGGAAAGGCGATGGAAGCAGCATTTGTCCAGGCAAGCCAGGATTGGAGAGACTGTCTGTGAGCTGAATCCTGGATTCACAGACTAACCAAAGCTCAGATAAATCGTGGCTGTGTGTGATGTCCGGACCGAGCCCCCGACAAGGATAGAAGAGGAAGGCCATGCAGACATTGGAACCATGGCGTCCAGGGCCATAGGGTGACCCAACTCCACCAGGGAGTtgtcccccccccgctcccccgtAGAACCTCCAGCTGTCCACCAAAAGTACCCAGCATGGGATCACAATTCAAGATCCAGCCTCTGAGACTAAGAAGGCAGCTCAAGAATCAATGACCGCATGAGAGAGAGTCTAGTTTCCCAACCCTCTGGCGGTCCAAGCGGCCTCAGATTCCGTCAACTGGCAGCGGTGCCCCAACCTGTTTCTCCTCCTTGGGCAGGGCTTTCTGGGCTTCATGCTTCTCTGCAAAATATGTATGGATCTCTTCAAAATTGCACTtccccagctctctgattttcttcctctcttccggTGTCATCTCCTGTAGGAAAACCAAGCGACAGCACCAGCAGCGGTGAAGCAGGCACCATGGCAAGAAAATAAGGCATTTTACACAGAAGAGCCTGCAGGAGGGAGACACAGTCTGGCAAAGAGTGGCCAGAGCATACCGGGACAGTCCGCTGCTACTAGCTCCACTGGAAAGGATCATCAGAATATATGAAGCTGAAATCACCAGAGGCAGCCCACTGAGTCCTTTATCCcgtggcaacagctctccaagaTCTACGTGGGAcgtccatattcagaggcagtagccATCTGAGTACtggtgcggggcgggggggggccttcATCCACCATGCCCAGCCTGGAgactggcagtccctggcagttgggtccctCAAGCCccccacagttaacacgcaggtgtttcAGTTGaagctgtccggggtctgaggcaccgCCCCCAGACTCGCCAAGAGTAGAGGACGGGAGGCGGCCAGGAGACAGCAACCCAGCTGCCCCAAGGGACACCCAGGTGCAGGACCTGCCAGcaacagagagagggaaagaggcacCCAAGCTGCAGAGGGTCAGGTGGGGCCGGTGGAAGCCGGCTAGCCCCACCCTtcggtgggaggctaagagcccaggcagggagagtgggggcagacaggaggggatcagaccaggggaagaaagcccaggaagcaggggcagccagctagcagcaaggcagccagcaaccttacctgcagtggaggaagggcagccccaagccacgccccagcctgcagacaggctagaaggaatcagccaggaccaggtggggctggaagcaaagcagccacaggtggggctgcctgaggcccttagcagagagagcttggcagccagcccagAGCACACAGCTGTCGCTGTTCGAAGCAGCCAGACGAGCTACCCCAGGTCCACTGCTTGAGACAGCCAAGGCCGTGGCTaaagtgcagggggggggggtggccgacaggtggagcagggaactGGTAAAGgtataaaagggaagtccacccacagggcatggtgggttgtataggagtgatggagtggagttggcgTGGAGAGGAGTGAGAGAGTGTAAGGAGGCGAGGAGGAAAGTTGACGGAGGAGATGGAGAGATCAAGGGGGAtgatgggagcaggttgagcaggccagcgagtggactgagagggagtctgggtgaggtataccgcccctccttccacagagcagggtcctgcagtatccctggcacccctttgaagtcagggccagggccaggcatgccgcccgcggcaagccctgacagaagcagctttattgagatccattcagtacaagtgttcacccaaaggtgcagaaattggcagaagtgaccatTCAAACAAAGGCCtggctattataggaa is a genomic window containing:
- the TOP1MT gene encoding DNA topoisomerase I, mitochondrial isoform X2; this encodes MWEEEKRDDGVKWQQLEHHGPYFAPPYERLPDHVHFYYNGKPMKLSLATEEIATFYAKMLDHEYTTKDIFQNNFFNDWIKEMTPEERKKIRELGKCNFEEIHTYFAEKHEAQKALPKEEKQKLKEEAEKIQEKYGYCIIDGHREKIGNFKTEPPGLFRGRGNHPKMGMLKKRVMPEDVIINCSKDSAIPQPPPGHKWKEVRCDNTVTWLASWTENIQGALKYVMLNPSSKLKGEKDWQKYEVARCLKGVVSKIRSQYRADWKSKDMKIRQRSVALYFIDKLALRAGNEKEEGETADTVGCCSLRVEHISLHPHLDGKENVVEFDFLGKDSIRYYNKVPVEKQVFKNLQLFMKKKNPGDDLFDWLSTSSLNKHLQDLMDGLTAKVFRTYNASITLQEQLEALTNEDDSVPAKLLSYNRANRAVAILCNHQRATPKTFEKSMQNLQAKIDAKKDQLAEAKAELKRVKADHKAKKDVKSKTAVEKKKKMVEKIEEQLAKLNMHATDKEENKQIALGTSKLNYLDPRISVAWCKKFGVPIEKIYNKTQREKFAWAIAMADEDFEF
- the TOP1MT gene encoding DNA topoisomerase I, mitochondrial isoform X3, producing the protein MKLSLATEEIATFYAKMLDHEYTTKDIFQNNFFNDWIKEMTPEERKKIRELGKCNFEEIHTYFAEKHEAQKALPKEEKQKLKEEAEKIQEKYGYCIIDGHREKIGNFKTEPPGLFRGRGNHPKMGMLKKRVMPEDVIINCSKDSAIPQPPPGHKWKEVRCDNTVTWLASWTENIQGALKYVMLNPSSKLKGEKDWQKYEVARCLKGVVSKIRSQYRADWKSKDMKIRQRSVALYFIDKLALRAGNEKEEGETADTVGCCSLRVEHISLHPHLDGKENVVEFDFLGKDSIRYYNKVPVEKQVFKNLQLFMKKKNPGDDLFDWLSTSSLNKHLQDLMDGLTAKVFRTYNASITLQEQLEALTNEDDSVPAKLLSYNRANRAVAILCNHQRATPKTFEKSMQNLQAKIDAKKDQLAEAKAELKRVKADHKAKKDVKSKTAVEKKKKMVEKIEEQLAKLNMHATDKEENKQIALGTSKLNYLDPRISVAWCKKFGVPIEKIYNKTQREKFAWAIAMADEDFEF